The sequence below is a genomic window from Mycobacteroides abscessus ATCC 19977.
TCCGCCCACCTCGCCGCCATTCGCGCGGAACTCCCGGGCGACCTCATCGTTGAATTCGTTGATCACCGCGGTGGGCCGCTCGTTGAAGGGTGTGTCATCAGTCACCTCCCCAGAGTGCCACCGATGCGCCGCGTTCTCAGGTTGCACTGTCAGGATGGCGGGGTGACGGTGGCCGCCTCTGAGGATCGACGTTGGTTCGGTTCGACCGAGATCCTTGTCGTGGCGCTCATCGCGATGGCCCTGGCAGCGGGCTGGTTACGCGGAATCGTTGACGCCAACGAGAAGCTGGCGACTGCCGGAACCGTGTTCTGCGGGGTCTTCGTCCAGGCCGTGCCGTTCCTTGCACTCGGCGTGATCGTGAGCGGCCTCGTCGCGACATTCGTGACCCCGGAGCGGCTGGCGAGGTGGCTACCGAACCGGTCCGTCGCCGCGGTAGCGGTGGCGGGTATCGGTGGGGCCGCCCTGCCGGGCTGTGAATGCGGATCAGTTCCGGTGGCGCGGCGGTTGTACGGGCCGGGATCGGTCGGTGCGGCCGCGCTCACATTCATGTTGTCGGCTCCTGCCATCAATCCGGTGGTGTTGGTCGCCACTGCGGTGGCCTTCCCCGGGCAGCCGAGGATGGTGCTGGCGCGTGTGGTGGCCTCGCTGCTCACCGCAATGGTGATGGGGATGGTCTGGTCGCGTTGGGGCCGGGACAGCTGGGTAACTCGCCGTCTGCCGCACGCGCATGCCGGATCCTCCTCCCGCTGGGCGACATTCGCCGAGGCGGCACGACACGACTTCCTGCAGGCGGCCTCCTACTTGGCCATCGGGGCCGTAGCGGCCGCGGCGCTACATGTGCTGGTGCCCACCTGGGTGTTCGAGCACCTGGCAGGCAATCTGGTGGTCGGAGTGGTCACCATGGCGCTGTTGGCCGTGGTCCTGGCGCTGTGTTCGGAGGCCGACGCCTTTGTCGCGGCGAGTATCACGATGATGCCCCTGATTCCGAGGTTGGTGTTCCTTGTTGTCGGTCCTGCCGTCGATGTGAAACTCATCGCGATGCAGTCGGGTATGTTCGGCCGGGCCTTCGCGGCCCGATTCGCGCCACTGACCTTCGTGGTGGCCACACTCGTCGCGACGGGTATCGGCCTCGCGGTGCTGGGGGCCTCGTGAGGCGCGATACCGAGAACACGTTGCTGATCCTCTTAGGGGTCAGTGTGGCGATGATCGCCGCGACCGGCACGTTCACCCGCTACGTCAAGCCCGGACTGCTGCCATGGCTCGCCGGCTCGGCGGTCGTCGTGATCGGTCTCGGCCTGGCCGCCATCATCCGCGACGTGCGCAACGGCCACACCGACCATGGGCATGACGGTCATGGTGACCACCCCCACAAACACGGAGCCACCTGGTTCCTGGTGCTGCCGATCGTTCTGCTGATCTTCATCGTGCCGCCGGCACTCAGCGCGCGCTCCATCGCACCGGCCAATATCGCCGCGGCCACCAATACCCCACGACGCGCCTTTCCCCCACTACCGGCCGGTGATGCGCCCGCGGTTCCGCTGCCCGAGGTGTTGATGCGCATTGCCGCCGGATCCTCGGACACCTTGGCGGGCCGCACAATCACGGTCACCGGGTTCACCTTCAAGGAGGGCGCCCGCACGGATCTCGCGAAGATCGTCATCGTGTGTTGTGCCGCGGATGCGCAGTTGGCGCGCCTGCAGATGTCGGGGCCAGCGGCGGCCTCGGTATCCGCGCTCCCCGAGAACACCTGGGTGTCGGTAACGGGAACCGTGCCGACCGGGCAAAGTTATCGCGGTCCTTCCTCGATCCCCGTCATCGAGGTCACCGGGGTAACCCGCACCGATCCGCCCAAGAGCACCTACTGAGGGAGTCGCGTTGCGCTACAAGGCATACCTGTTCGACGTGCAAGGCACACTGCTCGACTTCTTCGAACCGGTATCGCGGGCGGTCGCCGAGTACTCCCCCGATGTCGACGCCGCCGCGTTCACGCGGGCCTGGCGTGCGGACTACTTCGAGCGGGTCTCGAGTCTGACTCAGTCCGCCGACCACTGGACACGCGTGCAGGACCTCTACGCGGCCGGTTTCGCTGATGTCTGCCAGACATTTGGGCTACCGTGTCCGGACACCGCGACCGCCGAGGATGTTGCATCCAGCTGGCAACGTCTGGTTCCATGGCCCGACGTACCCGCGGGCCTTGCGGCCCTGCGGATGCGGGCCGTCGTCGCGACCCTGTCCAACACCGATATGGCCACCATGGTGAACCTGTTCAAACGCCTGGACATTTCGTGGGACGCGATTTTCACCGCCGAGGTATTCGGGCGCTTCAAACCGGACCCGTCGGTGTACCGGGGCGCACTGCGCTACCTGGGCGTTGAGCCGTACGAAGCGGCCATGGTGGCGGCGCACCCCTACGACCTGCGGGCCGCACGACAGCTCGGCATGGGCACGATCTTCGTCTCGCGGCCGCACGAATACGGTGACCCGGTCCTGGCGCACACCGATCCCGATGAAGAATTCGATCAGCGAGTCACCGCTATCGGGGAGCTCTCCTAACGGTATCCGCGCGGTCGCACCCACAAGACCAGCACGCCCGCCAGCACAATGCCGAAGAGGTTGACGGCCAGCTGAAGCGCCGACAGTCCGGCAATATCCCATTCCCCCACCGTCGCCGCGACCACCGCGAAACCTGCGGCCGGAACGGTGGTCACGGAGATGAAAACCCCAACCAGGGCAGCGGATTTCGCCGACATCAGCGAGAGCATGCCCGCCGCGCCTGCCAAGAGGGCCACCACCAAGGAGAACGGCCCCACCTGGAAGACGAAGTCGACCTGCTGCAGCTCACGCACACTCTTCAAGGTCACCCATCCGGCGGCCTCGGCAGCCAGGGCTCCGACCGCAGTCACCCCCATTGCCACCGGGAAACCCACGAGCAAGGCCAGTAGTGACCGTCGGGCCAGCGACCATTTACGCCGCACAATCGAAACTGCCAGGGCGGCAAGCGGACCGAACTCTGGCCCAACCACCATTGCGCCCACAATGGTGACCGGTGAATCGGTGACCACGCCAACCGCGGCGATCAGGCAGGCCAAACAAAGGAAGGCGAGAAACGTTAGGTTGAGGGTGGACTCCTCACGCGTGCGCCCGATCAGCTCGTCCCAAATCACCGCGTCCGCGGGGTCGCCTTCCGCGTCATCCTCGGCCTCATAGGCGGTCTGCGAGATGACGGTGTCGAGCACCTCGGCGGTGATCGATCCACGCTTGTCGATATCGATCGACTTGAGCCCGTCGAGCACATCGTTGGCGGTCTCGCGCGCCACGTCGGCGGTGATGAGGTCACCTGCCGGGCTGATGGCAGCCTGGGGCACGCGCACGATATGCGTGACTCCCGTGGTGGTGGAAAGGAATTCGACCACCTGATCCGAAACCTCGGCGGGTGCGATCACCCTGAGATGCAGCACTGGCTACGCGTCCGCCGGCTTACCCGCCTTCTCGGCCTTCTCGGGTTTGGCGTCAATCCCGGACTCCTTGCGCTGTGCCGCGGTGATCGGCGCGGGCGCGTCGGTCAGCGGGTCAACACCACCACCGGACTTCGGGAAGGCAATGACTTCGCGGATCGAGGATGTCCCGGCCAGCAGTGCGGTCACGCGATCCCACCCGAAGGCGATGCCGCCGTGCGGGGGTGCACCGAAGGCGAACGCGTCCAGCAGGAATCCGAACTTCTCCTGGGCATCCTCGTTGCTGATACCCATCACCTGGAAGACGCGTTCCTGAATGTCGCGGCGGTGAATACGGATCGAGCCGCCGCCGATCTCATGCCCGTTGCACACGATGTCGTAAGCGTAAGCCAGCGCCGATCCCGGATCGGTGTCAAAGGTGTTCTCCGACTCAGGTTTCGGCGAAGTGAAGGCGTGGTGTACCGCCGTCCACGCGCCCGAACCGACCGCCACATCACCGGCAGCTGTCGCATCATCGGCAGGCTCGAACAGTGGAGCGTCCACCACCCAGGTGAAGGCCCAGGCGTCTGGGTCGATCAACCCGAGGCGCTGTGCCACCTCGCCACGCACCGAACCCAATAACGCGCGTGATGACTTGGCGGCGCCGGCGGAGAAGAAAATGCAGTCTCCTGGGTTCGCGCCCACATGAGCCGCCAGTCCGTCGCGTTCGGCATCGGAAAGATTCTTGGCCACGGGCCCGCCGAGGGTGCCGTCCTCGCCCACCAGGACGTAGGCCAGTCCCTTGTGTCCGCGCTGTTTGGCGAACTCCTGCCAGCCGTCCAGGGTGCGGCGCGGCTGGTCGGCGCCGCCGGGCATCACCACGGCGCCCACGTATGGCGCCTGGAACACGCGGAAGCTGGTCTCAGAGAAGTAGTCGGTGCACTCCACCAGCTCCAGGCCGAACCGCAGGTCCGGCTTGTCGCTGCCGTACCGCCGCATCGCCTCGGCATAGGTGATGCGGTCGATGGGAGTAGGCACCCGGTAGCCGACCAGATCCCACAGCGCGACGAGGATCTCCTCGGCGAGCGCGATGACATCGTCCTGGTCCACGAAGCTCATCTCGATGTCGAGCTGGGTGAATTCGGGTTGCCGGTCGGCGCGGAAATCCTCGTCGCGGTAGCAGCGGGCGATCTGGTAGTACCGCTCCATACCGGCGACCATCAGCAGCTGCTTGAACAGCTGCGGGCTCTGCGGCAGCGCGTAGAAACTACCCGGCTGCAGACGGGCAGGCACCAGGAAATCGCGCGCACCCTCGGGAGTCGAACGAGTCAGCGTCGGGGTCTCCACCTCGACAAATTCGTGACCGGACAGCACGCTGCGTGCGGCGGCGTTCGCCTTGGAACGCAATCTGATTGCGTTGCCCGGCCCCTCACGACGCAGATCCAGGTAGCGGTAGCGCAATCGCGCCTCCTCACCCGCGGTCTCATCGAGCTGGAATGGCAGCGGCGCGCTCTCGTTGAGCACCTTCAGCTCGGCGGCGTTGACTTCGATCTGCCCGGTCGCGATCTCGTCGTTGGCGTTACCTTCGGGCCGGACCTCCACAACACCGCTGACCTCGACGCAGAATTCCGCGCGCAACCGGTGAGCCTGCTCCAGCACCGCGTCCTCGCGGAACACGACCTGGGCGACACCCGACGCGTCCCGCAGATCGATGAAGATGACGCCGCCGTGATCGCGTCGGCGCGCCACCCAGCCGGCAAGCGTCACTCGCTGCCCGGCGTTCGATTCCCGCAACGAACCGGCGTCATGAGTGCGCAGCACGAAAGATCCCTTCGACAGTGCTTGTTCATTAGAAAATCAGTGTTAAGACGTTTGAGCCTAGCGGCCCGGGTTCCCCATCCCGTCGAGGCGCCTTACCGACAAACTCAGTGCACCTGAGCCCAGGCAATTCGGCGCACCGAGTCCGGGTCCTCGACGGTGACATCGGAGCGGGACCGAATGATGCGTGTCCGGCGGCCGTCCGCCCCGTAGGTCGGCCAGTCTTCCGGGCCCGCCCCGGTGGCGAAATCCAGCCAAGCCCGTTGCATGCGCCGCCCCACCGACGGCATCATCCGCGCCCCCAGCGGGCTCAACAGCATCCCCACGAACGACCCGTAACTGTGCTGGACGTGCACGATCTCACTGCCGTGGGTGGCACCGAGACCGAGTAACTTAAGGCCCCACGCGGTGTGGTCAAAGCGGTACATGTAGGTGTCGACGAATGCGCTGTACGCATCCGCGAAAGCCCACATCGGAGCGGCGAACATGGCATCCGAGCCCACCGCGACGAGCGCCTGGCGGCTGGGATATCCCGGATACGCCGCGATGATCGCGTCCTGATATTCCGGGCCTATCCGGTTGAAATAGCCGTTCACGGTCGGCTCGGTGGTGGGCAGCATCGGCGGTTTCACACGGGCGAACATTGATGCCTCGTGGCTGTTGGACCCGATGATGAGAGGTACCTGATGCACCTCACCGCGCCGGGCCGCTTCTATCGGGTGATACGGCAGCAGTTCGGTGCCGTGCGCCAGCCCGTACCCGAGGACGGGCGTTTCCGTCGCACTCTCGATCTGCAATTTCGCCGCACCCCGGCGCAGCTCGCGCTGCGGGAGAACCTTGAGCCTGCTGGGGTCGGTGACGTCCAGCAGTTCCAGGTACCTGTGCGCGCGCTTGTCACGCAGCGCCTTGTCGGCGATCAGCGGTAGCGCCGGGCTCTGCGCGATGGCACGACCGAAAAGTCCTTCCGCCGCCGGGCTCGCCAACAGCGCCAGCACCGATGTCGCCCCAGCCGATTCGCCGAAGATCGTGACGTGGTCCGGGTCGCCGCCGAAGGCAGCGATGTTGTCGCGCACCCACGTCAGCGCGGCCATCTGGTCACGCAGCGCCAGGTTGTCGTCGAAACCCTCACCCAGCGCGCTGAGCTCAAGGCCGCCCAACGCACCAAGGCGGTATGTCACATTGACGACGACGACGTTGCCATTGGCGGCCAGCCGTGCCCCGCTGTACAACTCCAGCTGCCCGGCACCGAATACGAACGCACCGCCCGGTATCCACACCATCACCGGCAGACTGGCGTGCACATCCGGTGACCACACGGTGACGGTCAGGCACTCTTCTCCGCGAATCTTGGGATCGTCCCGTCCGGCACCCACGAACGACTTGCCTTGCGGGGGCAACGGCGCATGCTCGATGGCGTCGCGCACTCCCTCCCAGGGCTCCAGCGGAACGGGAGCCAGGAATCGGAGCTGTTCGACGGGCTGCTGCGCGTAGGGCACTCCGCGCCAGACCGAAACGCCGCCTTCGATCGCACCTCGCAGAGCCCCCAATGGCGTGCGGACGACTGTCGGCAGAGCGACGTCAACGGCCACGTACCGAATCGTAGTGCGATCGGCGGTTACGGGCCCGCATAGACGCAGCGGCGGCGCCGGAAAGTTGCCCCGGGTCTTTTCGGGGTACATGAACTCTTCGCCATGTAGCGATACGCGGGTCTGTGGAGTATGCAAAAGTATCGGCAGCCGACGGCACAGTGGCGCGGACACAGACTTGGGAGTGGGCAGACCAATGACCTTCAACGAAGGCATGCAGATCGACACCAGCACCACCTCGGGCGGCGGCATGGGCCGCGGCCCCAAGATGGCCATCGGCGGCGGCGTAGGAGGGTTGCTGATAGCGGTCGTCGTCATGCTGCTCGGCGGTGATCCCAGCCAGGTCCTGCAACAACAGGGTCCCCAGCAGGCTGGGCCGGCACGGGAACAGACCCAGGATTTCAGCCACTGCAAGACGGGTGCTGACGCGAACAAGTCATTGGACTGCCGCATCATCGCCACCGGAAACTCGGTGGACGCCGTCTGGACCCAGATCCTCGGCCCGAAGTACCCGCGACCGAATGTCAAGCTGTTCAGCAACCAAGTGAACACCGGGTGCGGGGCGGCCACCACCGAGGTCGGCCCCTTCTATTGCCCCGCCGACCGCACCGCCTACTTCGACACCAGTTTCTTCCAGGTCCTGGTCGACCAATTCGGCTCCAGCGGAGGCCCGTTGGCGCAGGAATATGTGGTGGCTCACGAATACGGTCATCACGTGCAAAACCTGTTCGGCGTTCTGGGCAAGAATCATCGCTGCGCCGAGGGCCAGGCGGGCGGCGGCGTGTGCACCGAGTTGCAGGCCGACTGCTATGCGGGCGTATGGGCCAAGCATGCGTCCACCACCGTTCAGGAAGGCACCGGCGTCCCCTTCCTGAAACCCTTGACGGAGCAGGATATTCGTGACGCGTTGTCGGCGGCTTCCTCCGTCGGCGATGACCGCATCCAGAAGCGGGCCACCGGTCGCGTCAATCCCGAAGCCTGGTCGCACGGCTCGTCCGAGCAACGCCAGCGATGGTTCACACAGGGTTACAACACCGGCGATTTCCGCACCTGCGATACCTTCAACGCCCAGAGCCTGAACTAGTTTCAGAACAGCGTCGGCTCCAGCGCCGGCGCCATTTTCACTGGCCGCGTTGGTGTTTCCTCGCGATGCGAGGACAGGCGGTGCTTCTGGACCAGTGGCCCAACGCGCTCACGTAACCATGCCCGATACTCGGCGGGAACGTATGCGCCCTTGCGGTACAGCTCTCGGTATCGACCAACAAGCTCAGGATGCGAGTGCGATATCCAGGACATGAACCAGCCTCGCGTGGTCCCGCGCAGATGCAGCGGAAAGACCGTCACGCCGGCCGCACCGGCATCCGCGATCCGGCCCAACAAATCGTCAAGATGCTCCACGGTGTCGGTGAGGAACGGAAGCACCGGCGCCACCATCACGTGTGGCTGAAATCCGGCCTCGCACGCCGCGGAGATCAGCGCCAGTCTGGCCTGCGGCGACGGCACCCCGGACTCAACCTCCCGATGCAGCACCTCATCCCCTATGGCCAGTGATATCCCCAGACTCACCGGGACCTGTCCGGCGGCCTCGGACAACAGCGGCAGATCCCTGCGCAGCAACGTGCCCTTGGTCAGGATCGAGATCGGTGTACCCGAGTCTGCCAGCGCCCCAATAACTCCGGGCATCAGTTGATAGCGCCCCTCCGCCCGTTGATATGGATCGGTATTGGTGCCGAGCGCGACCGTCTCGCGACCCCACGACTTGCGCCCGAGCTCTTTCCTGAGCACCGGAACCACGTTCGTCTTCACGACGATCTGATTGTCGAAATCAGCGCCGCTATCGAACTCGAGATACTCGTGGGTGGGACGCGCGAAACAATAGCGGCAGGCATGCGCACAACCGCGAAACGCATTGACCGTGAACCGGAACGGCAGCATGGACACCGTCGGCACTTTGTTGAGCGCGGACTTACACAGCACCTCATGGAAGGTGATGCCCTCGAACTCTGGCGTACGCACGCTGCGCACCAGGCCGATACGCTCCAAGCCGGGGAGCGCGCCGTCGTCGGCAGCCAGCGCCTGACCGTCCCACCGCATAGCCCTATGCGAACATATGTTCGATGTCCGTGTCAATCCCCCGCCATGTGTCGGTACGCGAACCTAGGCTTGGCCATATGAAACAGCAGCTACACTTCGTCACCGTTGCCGCAACCGATCTGGATGCCACCCGGCATTTCTATGGCGCGCTCGGCTGGACGCCACTGCTGGATGTCGAGGGCGAGATCATCTTTTACCAGAGCGCACCGGGACAAGTGCTGGGCTTTTTCCTCGCGGACAAATTCAACCAGGACCTCGCCTCACCCGGCGACCATGCGCAGGTCTCTGGAATCACGTTGGCGCACAACGTAGAGACCCCGAAACAGGTGAACGAACTATCCAGCACCATGGCCGGCGCGGGTGGCACGATCCTCAAACCTCCACAGCCGGGACAATTCGGCGGGGTGTTCCACGCGCATATCCAGGACCCCAACGGACTGATCTGGGAAATCGCACATAACCCCGGCTGGCGGATAGACGCCGACGGATCGGTGCAGCTCGGCGGGTAACACCGCGTGCGGTCGCCGCCGCGGCCTGCTTCACTTGGCTCGTGACGGATACTGCGACCGAGCTTCTGTTCTCCTATGGCACCCTGCAACAGCCCGACGTGCAGCGCACGACGTTTGGGCGGGAACTCGACGGACACACCGACGCCATCGTGGGGTTCGATCTGGACTACGTGACCATCACCGACCCGCATGTCATCGCGACCAGCGGTAGTGACCGACACCCCATTCTGCGCCCATCCAGCAATGCCACCGCGGAAGTCCCCGGCACTGTCTTCTCGATCACCGCCGAGCAGCTCGCGGCCGCCGACGCGTACGAGGTCGACGATTACCAGCGCGTTTCCGTGCCCCTGCGGTCGGGCGCAACGGCCTGGGTCTATGTGTTCGCCGGCTGATCGAACACGGTCAGCCGATTGTCGCGCCGAGGTGGGCAGTCACACCCTCGGTAGTCAGAATCGCAGGCGCGTAGGAGTTTTCGCCACCAAGGGCCAACGAGTTACCACTGCCGCAGTGAGCAGGTGACGGCAGTTTCGCCATCCGCCTGCGTGGCCAGCGCACCGTCCACGTACACCTCGCAGTGGAAGACGGGGGCGCCGGTGACG
It includes:
- a CDS encoding permease, with the protein product MTVAASEDRRWFGSTEILVVALIAMALAAGWLRGIVDANEKLATAGTVFCGVFVQAVPFLALGVIVSGLVATFVTPERLARWLPNRSVAAVAVAGIGGAALPGCECGSVPVARRLYGPGSVGAAALTFMLSAPAINPVVLVATAVAFPGQPRMVLARVVASLLTAMVMGMVWSRWGRDSWVTRRLPHAHAGSSSRWATFAEAARHDFLQAASYLAIGAVAAAALHVLVPTWVFEHLAGNLVVGVVTMALLAVVLALCSEADAFVAASITMMPLIPRLVFLVVGPAVDVKLIAMQSGMFGRAFAARFAPLTFVVATLVATGIGLAVLGAS
- a CDS encoding TIGR03943 family putative permease subunit produces the protein MRRDTENTLLILLGVSVAMIAATGTFTRYVKPGLLPWLAGSAVVVIGLGLAAIIRDVRNGHTDHGHDGHGDHPHKHGATWFLVLPIVLLIFIVPPALSARSIAPANIAAATNTPRRAFPPLPAGDAPAVPLPEVLMRIAAGSSDTLAGRTITVTGFTFKEGARTDLAKIVIVCCAADAQLARLQMSGPAAASVSALPENTWVSVTGTVPTGQSYRGPSSIPVIEVTGVTRTDPPKSTY
- a CDS encoding haloacid dehalogenase type II, whose protein sequence is MRYKAYLFDVQGTLLDFFEPVSRAVAEYSPDVDAAAFTRAWRADYFERVSSLTQSADHWTRVQDLYAAGFADVCQTFGLPCPDTATAEDVASSWQRLVPWPDVPAGLAALRMRAVVATLSNTDMATMVNLFKRLDISWDAIFTAEVFGRFKPDPSVYRGALRYLGVEPYEAAMVAAHPYDLRAARQLGMGTIFVSRPHEYGDPVLAHTDPDEEFDQRVTAIGELS
- a CDS encoding DUF389 domain-containing protein, giving the protein MLHLRVIAPAEVSDQVVEFLSTTTGVTHIVRVPQAAISPAGDLITADVARETANDVLDGLKSIDIDKRGSITAEVLDTVISQTAYEAEDDAEGDPADAVIWDELIGRTREESTLNLTFLAFLCLACLIAAVGVVTDSPVTIVGAMVVGPEFGPLAALAVSIVRRKWSLARRSLLALLVGFPVAMGVTAVGALAAEAAGWVTLKSVRELQQVDFVFQVGPFSLVVALLAGAAGMLSLMSAKSAALVGVFISVTTVPAAGFAVVAATVGEWDIAGLSALQLAVNLFGIVLAGVLVLWVRPRGYR
- the aspS gene encoding aspartate--tRNA ligase; the protein is MLRTHDAGSLRESNAGQRVTLAGWVARRRDHGGVIFIDLRDASGVAQVVFREDAVLEQAHRLRAEFCVEVSGVVEVRPEGNANDEIATGQIEVNAAELKVLNESAPLPFQLDETAGEEARLRYRYLDLRREGPGNAIRLRSKANAAARSVLSGHEFVEVETPTLTRSTPEGARDFLVPARLQPGSFYALPQSPQLFKQLLMVAGMERYYQIARCYRDEDFRADRQPEFTQLDIEMSFVDQDDVIALAEEILVALWDLVGYRVPTPIDRITYAEAMRRYGSDKPDLRFGLELVECTDYFSETSFRVFQAPYVGAVVMPGGADQPRRTLDGWQEFAKQRGHKGLAYVLVGEDGTLGGPVAKNLSDAERDGLAAHVGANPGDCIFFSAGAAKSSRALLGSVRGEVAQRLGLIDPDAWAFTWVVDAPLFEPADDATAAGDVAVGSGAWTAVHHAFTSPKPESENTFDTDPGSALAYAYDIVCNGHEIGGGSIRIHRRDIQERVFQVMGISNEDAQEKFGFLLDAFAFGAPPHGGIAFGWDRVTALLAGTSSIREVIAFPKSGGGVDPLTDAPAPITAAQRKESGIDAKPEKAEKAGKPADA
- a CDS encoding carboxylesterase/lipase family protein yields the protein MYPEKTRGNFPAPPLRLCGPVTADRTTIRYVAVDVALPTVVRTPLGALRGAIEGGVSVWRGVPYAQQPVEQLRFLAPVPLEPWEGVRDAIEHAPLPPQGKSFVGAGRDDPKIRGEECLTVTVWSPDVHASLPVMVWIPGGAFVFGAGQLELYSGARLAANGNVVVVNVTYRLGALGGLELSALGEGFDDNLALRDQMAALTWVRDNIAAFGGDPDHVTIFGESAGATSVLALLASPAAEGLFGRAIAQSPALPLIADKALRDKRAHRYLELLDVTDPSRLKVLPQRELRRGAAKLQIESATETPVLGYGLAHGTELLPYHPIEAARRGEVHQVPLIIGSNSHEASMFARVKPPMLPTTEPTVNGYFNRIGPEYQDAIIAAYPGYPSRQALVAVGSDAMFAAPMWAFADAYSAFVDTYMYRFDHTAWGLKLLGLGATHGSEIVHVQHSYGSFVGMLLSPLGARMMPSVGRRMQRAWLDFATGAGPEDWPTYGADGRRTRIIRSRSDVTVEDPDSVRRIAWAQVH
- a CDS encoding neutral zinc metallopeptidase gives rise to the protein MTFNEGMQIDTSTTSGGGMGRGPKMAIGGGVGGLLIAVVVMLLGGDPSQVLQQQGPQQAGPAREQTQDFSHCKTGADANKSLDCRIIATGNSVDAVWTQILGPKYPRPNVKLFSNQVNTGCGAATTEVGPFYCPADRTAYFDTSFFQVLVDQFGSSGGPLAQEYVVAHEYGHHVQNLFGVLGKNHRCAEGQAGGGVCTELQADCYAGVWAKHASTTVQEGTGVPFLKPLTEQDIRDALSAASSVGDDRIQKRATGRVNPEAWSHGSSEQRQRWFTQGYNTGDFRTCDTFNAQSLN
- a CDS encoding Rv2578c family radical SAM protein; the encoded protein is MRWDGQALAADDGALPGLERIGLVRSVRTPEFEGITFHEVLCKSALNKVPTVSMLPFRFTVNAFRGCAHACRYCFARPTHEYLEFDSGADFDNQIVVKTNVVPVLRKELGRKSWGRETVALGTNTDPYQRAEGRYQLMPGVIGALADSGTPISILTKGTLLRRDLPLLSEAAGQVPVSLGISLAIGDEVLHREVESGVPSPQARLALISAACEAGFQPHVMVAPVLPFLTDTVEHLDDLLGRIADAGAAGVTVFPLHLRGTTRGWFMSWISHSHPELVGRYRELYRKGAYVPAEYRAWLRERVGPLVQKHRLSSHREETPTRPVKMAPALEPTLF
- a CDS encoding VOC family protein, which translates into the protein MKQQLHFVTVAATDLDATRHFYGALGWTPLLDVEGEIIFYQSAPGQVLGFFLADKFNQDLASPGDHAQVSGITLAHNVETPKQVNELSSTMAGAGGTILKPPQPGQFGGVFHAHIQDPNGLIWEIAHNPGWRIDADGSVQLGG
- a CDS encoding gamma-glutamylcyclotransferase family protein, translated to MTDTATELLFSYGTLQQPDVQRTTFGRELDGHTDAIVGFDLDYVTITDPHVIATSGSDRHPILRPSSNATAEVPGTVFSITAEQLAAADAYEVDDYQRVSVPLRSGATAWVYVFAG